A region of Denticeps clupeoides chromosome 19, fDenClu1.1, whole genome shotgun sequence DNA encodes the following proteins:
- the LOC114769250 gene encoding zinc finger FYVE domain-containing protein 1, with the protein MSGMVPKELVEVSLAASCHGGRGGTESDRSFLLVDEHENLQVRDDEHFLEKLGCGTSGSGVKVLSVFGNTGDGKSHTLNHVLFHGEEVFATSPSPTSCTVGVWAGYDPHLKLVVLDTEGLLGASTQQNRRMRLLLKVLAVSDVAVYRTRAERLHNDMFQFLGSASAAYLRHFTPELRALSSRCGLDVPLSSLGPAVIVFQETSRTQLLGQDSSPPGQADTLLQKRFHDLGQSTEAFSSVQYVGTQTIVPPTDYSKLLQTVQQQVKNTATRAPRQPAVVFSALQALSERFCGDICDDKISVYSFFPDEYFTCPSVCLSCNIRCKNGMNHQKDGVPHRADGLCQYIHQYNNKVLICKRCYEGGREMIVVPKTSASTDSPWLGLAKYAWAGYVLECASCGIIYRSRQYWMGNQDPESTVVRTEVKHVWPGSELFQADHQNAAQRVLDGMNYVYQSVSEYSTGPTKVVTAWLTDKVAPPYWRPNTEITECHGCRKPFEEAERKHHCRSCGEGFCQPCSTRTMPVPERGWGGAPVRVCDACYRQGGADAGSQVAVAAEPQGLIARKVTEVAQSTLDMVTTAVDYPLCFVKGMARPDYWVPDHEITQCHQCNKVFTPSIPKHHCRACGQGVCGSCSTQSRPVPSRGWDHPVRVCNDCAARKGCL; encoded by the exons ATGTCGGGGATGGTACCgaaggagctggtggaggtgtcCCTGGCGGCCAGCTGCCACGGCGGACGAGGGGGGACTGAAAGCGACCGCAGTTTCCTGCTGGTCGACGAACACGAAAACTTGCAG GTGAGAGATGATGAACATTTCCTTGAGAAGCTTGGCTGTGGAACCTCTGGCTCTGGTGTCAAAGTGCTCTCTGTCTTTGGCAACACCGGAGATGGCAAGTCGCACACACTCAACCACGTGCTCTTTCACGGAGAGGAGGTCTTCGCCACGTCGCCGTCCCCCACCTCCTGCACGGTGGGCGTGTGGGCCGGTTACGACCCGCACCTGAAACTGGTGGTGCTGGACACCGAGGGCCTGCTGGGCGCCAGCACGCAGCAGAACCGGCGCATGCGGCTGCTGCTGAAGGTCCTCGCCGTGTCGGATGTGGCGGTGTACCGCACGCGGGCCGAGCGGCTGCACAATGACATGTTCCAGTTCCTGGGCAGCGCCTCGGCCGCGTATCTGCGCCACTTCACGCCAGAGCTGCGTGCCCTCTCCAGCCGCTGTGGCCTGGATGTGCCCCTCTCCAGTCTGGGTCCTGCGGTGATCGTCTTCCAGGAGACGTCACGCACGCAGCTGCTGGGGCAAG ACAGCTCACCTCCTGGTCAGGCGGACACTTTGCTGCAGAAGCGCTTCCACGACCTGGGCCAGAGCACCGAGGCCTTCAGCTCGGTGCAGTACGTGGGCACGCAGACCATCGTGCCCCCGACAGACTACTCCAAGCTCCTGCAGACGGTGCAGCAGCAGGTGAAGAACACGGCCACCCGCGCGCCTCGACAGCCTGCTGTTGTGTTCAGCGccctacag GCCCTGAGTGAACGGTTCTGTGGGGATATATGCGATGACAAAATCAGCGTCTACTCCTTCTTCCCAGATGAGTACTTCACCTGCCCCTCAGTGTGTCTCAGCTGCAA CATTCGCTGTAAGAATGGCATGAACCATCAGAAGGATGGCGTCCCCCACAGGGCAGACGGTCTGTGCCAGTACATTCACCAGTACAACAACAAAGTTCTCATCTGCAAG AGGTGTTatgagggaggaagggagatgATTGTGGTGCCCAAAACTTCGGCCTCCACCGACAGCCCCTGGCTTGGGCTGGCGAAATATGCCTGGGCGGG GTATGTCCTGGAATGTGCCAGCTGCGGAATCATATACCGGAGTAGGCAGTACTGGATGGGAAACCAGGACCCAGAAAGCACTGTGGTGAGAACAGAGGTCAAGCATGTTTGGCCAGGG TCAGAGCTTTTCCAGGCAGACCACCAGAACGCAGCCCAGCGGGTCCTGGATGGCATGAACTACGTTTATCAGTCTGTGTCAGAGTACAGCACTGGCCCTACTAAGGTGGTCACAGCCTGGCTGACAGACAAGGTGGCTCCACCGTACTGGAGACCCAACACTGAGATAACA GAGTGTCACGGCTGTAGGAAACCTTTTGAAGAAGCTGAGAGGAAGCACCACTGTCGCTCATGTGGGGAGGGATTTTGCCAACCGTGCTCAACCCGCACAATGCCTGTTCCGGAGAGGGGATGGGGAGGCGCCCCCGTCCGAGTCTGCGATGCCTGTTACCGGCAAGGAGGAGCTGATGCCGGCAGCCAGG TGGCAGTGGCAGCGGAACCTCAAGGCCTGATTGCTCGTAAGGTGACAGAGGTGGCCCAGTCAACGCTGGACATGGTCACCACGGCAGTGGATTATCCTCTGT GTTTCGTTAAGGGAATGGCACGGCCTGACTACTGGGTCCCAGACCACGAGATTACCCAGTGCCACCAGTGCAACAAGGTCTTCACTCCCAGCATCCCCAAGCACCACTGCCGGGCCTGTGGTCAGGGCGTATGCGGGTCTTGCTCCACTCAGAGCCGACCAGTGCCTTCCCGCGGCTGGGACCACCCGGTCCGCGTCTGCAATGACTGCGCTGCACGCAAGGGCTGTCTGTAG